In one Agrobacterium tumefaciens genomic region, the following are encoded:
- a CDS encoding LysR family transcriptional regulator, which translates to MSEILPPLKPVLRVDFPPGERLGHGKIELMELIVETGSISAAGRAMDMSYRRAWLLVDALNHMFKQPVIESQRGGKQGGGAALTAFGTELLGRYRGMEKRMNEALSPDIDWLEANRNPDAAFNTDREPPTL; encoded by the coding sequence ATGAGTGAGATACTCCCACCGCTGAAACCTGTTCTCCGTGTCGATTTTCCGCCCGGCGAGCGTCTCGGGCACGGCAAGATCGAATTGATGGAACTGATTGTCGAAACCGGTTCGATCTCGGCCGCCGGGCGGGCGATGGATATGTCCTATCGCCGCGCATGGCTGCTTGTCGACGCGCTGAACCATATGTTCAAACAGCCGGTCATCGAATCACAGCGGGGCGGCAAGCAGGGGGGTGGCGCTGCGCTGACTGCATTCGGCACCGAACTGCTTGGGCGCTATCGTGGTATGGAAAAGCGGATGAACGAGGCTTTGAGCCCGGATATCGACTGGCTCGAGGCCAACCGCAATCCGGATGCCGCCTTTAATACGGATCGAGAGCCGCCGACTTTATGA
- a CDS encoding P1 family peptidase, giving the protein MAARNNLLTDIDGVSVGNVTDLSLGSGVTAIVFEKPVVASGSVLGGAPGGRDTGLLDPAMTVETVDAFVLSGGSAFGLDAAGGVQAGLREIGRGLQVGSTRVPIVPQAILMDLLNGGDKDWGLHSPYREMGYAAFKAARAEVFALGTVGAGTGATTATFKGGLGSASAVSSGGYKVAAIVAVNALGSATVGTSRHFWSAPFEVQGEFGDCRFPDRFEPDHTALRLKGVNLTATTIGAVVTDAVLTKSQAHRLSIMAHDGLARAVLPAHLPSDGDTMFAAATGEKPLEGGAHFAELCHLATIVMARAVARGVYEATALPQHGAQKAYRDLHGGGL; this is encoded by the coding sequence ATGGCAGCACGCAACAATCTTCTGACGGATATCGATGGCGTTTCGGTTGGCAATGTGACCGATCTTTCCCTCGGCTCCGGCGTCACCGCCATTGTTTTCGAAAAGCCCGTTGTCGCTTCCGGCTCGGTTCTCGGCGGTGCGCCCGGCGGGCGCGATACCGGCCTGCTCGATCCGGCGATGACGGTGGAAACCGTGGATGCCTTCGTGCTCTCGGGCGGTTCAGCCTTCGGGCTGGATGCGGCGGGCGGCGTTCAGGCCGGGCTGCGCGAGATCGGCCGTGGTCTGCAGGTTGGGTCCACCCGCGTTCCCATCGTGCCGCAGGCGATCCTGATGGATCTGCTGAATGGCGGCGACAAGGATTGGGGGCTGCATTCGCCCTATCGTGAGATGGGATATGCGGCCTTCAAGGCGGCGCGTGCCGAAGTCTTCGCGCTAGGAACGGTCGGGGCCGGAACAGGTGCGACAACCGCCACCTTCAAGGGCGGTCTTGGTTCGGCAAGCGCTGTCAGTTCCGGCGGTTATAAGGTTGCGGCCATCGTCGCCGTCAATGCGCTCGGTTCTGCAACTGTTGGAACCAGCCGCCATTTCTGGTCTGCGCCTTTTGAAGTGCAGGGTGAGTTCGGCGATTGCCGTTTTCCGGACCGTTTCGAGCCCGATCATACTGCCTTGCGCCTGAAGGGCGTGAACCTGACCGCGACGACGATCGGCGCGGTGGTGACAGACGCCGTCCTTACGAAGTCGCAGGCGCATCGCCTTTCCATCATGGCCCATGACGGGCTGGCGCGTGCCGTTCTGCCCGCCCATCTGCCGAGCGATGGCGACACCATGTTCGCGGCTGCGACCGGCGAGAAGCCGCTCGAGGGCGGCGCCCATTTTGCCGAGCTTTGCCATCTGGCCACCATCGTCATGGCGCGGGCTGTGGCACGTGGTGTCTATGAGGCGACGGCTTTGCCGCAGCACGGTGCGCAGAAAGCCTATCGCGATCTGCATGGCGGGGGTCTTTGA